GAATAATCCTGATTTATAATATTTTTTAAATTCGTAATCCCTTTATCTTTAATACCACATGGTATAATTTTTTTATATTTCTCTAAATTATTATTTATATTTATTGCAAAGCCATGATATGCAATCCATTTGCTAACTCTAATTCCTATAGCTGCAACTTTGTTTACTTCATTGTTTACTTTATACCAGATACCTATGTTTTCTTTATCTGGAAAAGTTTCAATATTGTATAATTTCAAGGTTTGAATAATAGTTTTTTCAATTACATTAATAAATTTTCTAATATCTTTTTTTTTTCTTAAATCTAAAACGAAATAACAAATTAATTGTCCTGGTCCATGATAGGTTATTTTACCACCTCTATTTGTCTGAAATATCTCTATTGATTTATCAATTATTTCATTTTCACTATATGACGTTCCTGCAGTGAAAATTTCATCGTGCTCTAAAGTCCAAATCAATTCTTTACCATTATTCTCATATAAATCTTTTAACCTATTTTCCAATACGTTAATTGCTTCAGAATATTTTACTGGTTTTGCTGACTTTTTGATCTCTAAGTTCATTTATAATTTGTATTATCTTAATTATGTATTAATAGTGCAAATCACAATTAAAGGTAGATTTATGTCTTTAAACAAAAAAACTAAAGATAAAAAAGTTAATTTTGAATTTAACAAAGAATATTTAAGAGTTGTCACATCAAAAATTGCTAATAACGATACTCAATTTATAAACAATTCATTTAATGAGATGCATCCTGCAGATGCAGCAGATATAATTGAACATTTAAGCCAAAATGATAGAGAAAGTTTAATAAAATTAAATAATTTTAATATAGATCCTGAAGTTTTTGTTGAGCTAAATGAGGCAATCCAAACTGAAATTATTACTTATTTATCCTCAGATTCTATAGTTGGTATACTTAAAGGTTTAGAGTCAGATGATGCAATTTCTATTTTAGAGAATGTTCCTGAGGAGGACAAAAACTCAATTTTAAGCTCTCTACCGCCTAAAGACCGATTTGCTCTACTTGAAAGTTTGAGTTATCCAGAAGACACTGCAGCAAGATTAATGCAACGTGAGTTTACTGCTATTCCTAGCAATTGGTCTGTTGGGCAGACTATTGATTATTTAAGAGAAAATAAAGATTTACCAGAGGAATTTTTAGAAATTTTTATAGTTAATGAAGATTTTAAACCAATCGGAACAGTTCCATCATCAAGAGTTTTAACAACACCAAGAGATACAAAAATGGAAACTATTATGTCCGAATCCCAATTATTAATTCCTGTTGAAATGGACAAAGAGGAGGTTGCAAATTTATTTGAAAATTACAATCTAAACTCTGCAGCAGTTGTAGATAAAAATAATAAATTAGTTGGAATGATAATGAATGACGATGTTCTAACAGTATTAAAAGAAGAAGCTGAAGAAGATGCATTAAGACTTGCTGGAGTAGGTGATGAAGAAATTACAGATGGAATTGTAAAAAAAACTAAAAGAAGATTTAATTGGTTGTTATTAAATCTATTTACTGCTTTCCTAGCAACTTGGTGCATAAGTCTATTTGGTGCTACGATAGAGCAAATGGTTGTTTTAGCTTTTTTAATGCCAATAGTTGCATCTATGGGTGGTAATGCTGGTATGCAGACTTTAGCAGTTACAGTAAGAACAATTGCAACAAATGACTTAACACAAAATAATTTCTCATCAAACGTTTTTAAAGAATTTTCAATTGGTATTTTAAATGGAGTTATATTTGCAGCTATAAGTGCATTTATTGTACAAATTTGGTTTCAAGATAGTATGCTATCGATAATTATTTCAATTTCAATGGTGCTAACAATGATTATTGCAGGTTTATTTGGAATTTTAGTACCATTCACTCTAAAGAAAATGAACATTGATCCTGCCATTGCTTCAAGTGTATTTGTAACAACTATTACTGATGTAATTGGCTTTGTTTCATTTTTAGGTGTTGGAGCATATTTTTTATAACCTAAAAATTATCTATTAACCTTACATTATCAATATAATAAGCGATAAATAATTTAAATTTAGTTTTAAATTTTGAAATACTTAAATTCTTTATATTTCTAAAATCTAAATACTCTATTTTAATTAAATATTTATTTTCTAAATATTTAAT
The Candidatus Pelagibacter sp. RS40 DNA segment above includes these coding regions:
- the lipB gene encoding lipoyl(octanoyl) transferase LipB → MNLEIKKSAKPVKYSEAINVLENRLKDLYENNGKELIWTLEHDEIFTAGTSYSENEIIDKSIEIFQTNRGGKITYHGPGQLICYFVLDLRKKKDIRKFINVIEKTIIQTLKLYNIETFPDKENIGIWYKVNNEVNKVAAIGIRVSKWIAYHGFAININNNLEKYKKIIPCGIKDKGITNLKNIINQDYSKLGDKLIENFVSNLKI
- the mgtE gene encoding magnesium transporter, which gives rise to MSLNKKTKDKKVNFEFNKEYLRVVTSKIANNDTQFINNSFNEMHPADAADIIEHLSQNDRESLIKLNNFNIDPEVFVELNEAIQTEIITYLSSDSIVGILKGLESDDAISILENVPEEDKNSILSSLPPKDRFALLESLSYPEDTAARLMQREFTAIPSNWSVGQTIDYLRENKDLPEEFLEIFIVNEDFKPIGTVPSSRVLTTPRDTKMETIMSESQLLIPVEMDKEEVANLFENYNLNSAAVVDKNNKLVGMIMNDDVLTVLKEEAEEDALRLAGVGDEEITDGIVKKTKRRFNWLLLNLFTAFLATWCISLFGATIEQMVVLAFLMPIVASMGGNAGMQTLAVTVRTIATNDLTQNNFSSNVFKEFSIGILNGVIFAAISAFIVQIWFQDSMLSIIISISMVLTMIIAGLFGILVPFTLKKMNIDPAIASSVFVTTITDVIGFVSFLGVGAYFL